One Aquisalimonas asiatica DNA window includes the following coding sequences:
- a CDS encoding polysaccharide deacetylase family protein — MMLVQSSRLLFSGLSPRGSRAKLTILIFHRVLAEADPMQGDEATAASFDWQMRLLAENANVLPLDEAVERLSTGTLPARAVAITFDDGYADNHDVALPILRRHGLHATFFIASGYLDGGWMFNDTVRESLRHAPNGELDLTDLELGLFTLKDTPLSRARAFGNIMRGLKYMEPERRADAADAIAERTGLPAGLGSPMMTSDQLLAMRRAGMGIGAHTVTHPILSRVTDRQARDEIGGSRERLEALLGERVSLFAYPNGKPGVDYTSTHTAMVREAGFSVAVSTSWGAAPRGASPYELPRFTPWDQSRARYLVRLARNTLQPFNTAPAMGH; from the coding sequence ATGATGCTTGTCCAGTCCAGCCGTCTGCTCTTCTCCGGCCTTTCGCCGCGCGGCAGCCGCGCGAAACTGACCATCCTGATCTTCCACCGGGTCCTCGCCGAAGCGGACCCGATGCAGGGCGACGAAGCCACGGCAGCATCGTTCGACTGGCAGATGCGCCTGCTGGCCGAGAACGCCAACGTGTTGCCTCTCGACGAGGCGGTGGAGCGCCTGAGCACGGGCACACTGCCCGCCCGCGCCGTTGCCATCACGTTTGACGACGGTTACGCGGACAACCACGACGTCGCCCTGCCCATTCTGCGCCGACACGGGCTGCACGCCACGTTCTTCATCGCATCCGGCTACCTGGACGGCGGCTGGATGTTCAACGACACGGTTCGTGAGAGCCTTCGGCATGCACCGAACGGGGAACTGGACCTCACCGACCTTGAGCTGGGGCTGTTCACACTGAAGGACACGCCGCTCTCGAGAGCGCGCGCCTTTGGCAATATCATGCGAGGGCTCAAGTACATGGAGCCCGAGCGCAGGGCCGACGCCGCCGACGCCATCGCCGAGCGCACGGGCCTGCCGGCGGGGCTCGGCAGCCCGATGATGACCAGCGACCAACTCCTCGCGATGCGCCGGGCCGGCATGGGCATCGGCGCCCACACCGTGACACACCCCATCCTCAGCCGCGTCACGGATCGACAGGCCAGAGACGAGATTGGCGGCAGCCGCGAGCGCCTGGAAGCGCTGCTCGGGGAGCGCGTGAGCCTGTTTGCCTACCCCAACGGCAAACCCGGCGTGGATTACACCAGCACCCATACCGCCATGGTGCGGGAGGCAGGCTTCTCCGTCGCCGTCTCCACCAGCTGGGGAGCGGCGCCACGTGGCGCAAGCCCTTACGAGCTGCCGCGGTTCACGCCCTGGGACCAGAGCCGGGCGCGGTACCTGGTGCGCCTTGCACGCAACACACTGCAGCCTTTCAACACCGCGCCAGCGATGGGGCACTGA
- a CDS encoding 7-cyano-7-deazaguanine synthase, with amino-acid sequence MLDNRQIKPMVLWTGGWDSTYRVLSLTRSYSVTVQPHYLYDPGRKSVERELEVMRRIRDAVNADESRFPGRIAELEVHDMGAMRNNPEIHDALADIRRRRHSGWQYYPLSSYIQQQGLDGIELTAQKYDSLSVILDGMLEPFETPFGASYRISGKHQGTPEHTVFSRFTFPIIDVSKREMHTQAAEHGFLPLMEETWFCHSPLKDGSQCGTCTPCIVSIRGGMGYRVPLKTRLRYRTRTPRRLFWAIRKKLRRTFG; translated from the coding sequence ATGCTCGACAACCGTCAGATCAAACCAATGGTTCTATGGACGGGTGGGTGGGACTCGACGTACAGGGTACTTAGCCTCACCAGGAGCTACTCGGTAACGGTTCAACCTCACTATCTATACGATCCTGGGCGAAAGTCCGTTGAGCGGGAGCTTGAGGTGATGCGCCGCATCCGGGACGCCGTCAACGCCGACGAGTCCCGATTCCCAGGCAGGATTGCGGAGCTGGAAGTCCACGACATGGGAGCAATGCGGAACAATCCGGAGATCCACGACGCCTTGGCTGACATTCGACGCCGACGACACAGCGGGTGGCAATATTACCCACTGTCGTCGTATATCCAGCAACAGGGGCTGGATGGCATAGAGCTAACCGCTCAGAAGTACGATAGCCTCAGCGTCATCTTGGACGGGATGCTGGAACCATTCGAAACCCCCTTCGGAGCCAGCTACCGAATCTCCGGGAAACACCAGGGGACTCCAGAGCATACGGTATTTTCCAGATTCACTTTCCCCATCATCGACGTCTCAAAACGGGAAATGCACACACAAGCCGCGGAGCACGGATTCTTGCCGCTTATGGAGGAGACGTGGTTCTGCCACTCCCCGTTGAAGGATGGGTCTCAGTGCGGTACCTGTACCCCATGCATCGTTAGCATCCGCGGCGGCATGGGTTACCGCGTACCGCTGAAAACCAGACTGCGCTACCGCACCCGAACGCCTCGCCGATTGTTCTGGGCCATCAGGAAAAAACTAAGGCGGACGTTCGGATAA
- a CDS encoding sugar-transfer associated ATP-grasp domain-containing protein translates to MASVKAITKSGISAVSRATLGQKWTEFLWMEWERSHPRPFQHPSLLLKGFFSQRARLYPLHQYPLDCFLSDWEIEHRFRQINPEEVKHFVANKINFHALMKALGLNAHLPTAIGFLDGPEFTALADYDSLEAAVEAGPVYMKPISGRGGAGVQRVDTPAQIPRDIAKERVFLVEAALAQHAYASAIYRHSSNTIKVLALKDVDTGRFFVAAAAQRIGTDKTAPLDNFKRGGLSAAVDLDTGVLSTAKHNAQTDCRAALDHHPDSGAPIAGTQVPYWKETCDLITTFSEAIPGLRMCGWDVLITEQGPKILEGCASIANPNLMQAHEPALLDRRVARFFEHHHVISDAKRVRSGHFENSARSPKVTGTH, encoded by the coding sequence ATGGCTAGCGTCAAAGCAATCACGAAGAGCGGGATCTCCGCAGTCAGCCGGGCGACGCTGGGGCAAAAATGGACGGAGTTCCTGTGGATGGAGTGGGAACGCTCACATCCGCGCCCGTTTCAGCATCCATCGCTGCTGCTCAAGGGGTTCTTCTCGCAGCGTGCGCGCCTTTACCCGCTGCACCAATATCCACTGGACTGTTTTCTGAGCGACTGGGAAATCGAGCACCGGTTTCGCCAGATCAACCCGGAAGAGGTCAAGCACTTCGTCGCCAACAAGATCAACTTCCACGCCTTGATGAAGGCTCTCGGACTCAATGCGCATCTGCCCACCGCCATCGGTTTCCTGGACGGCCCGGAGTTCACCGCACTGGCTGACTACGACTCTCTGGAAGCGGCCGTGGAGGCGGGCCCGGTGTACATGAAACCGATCAGCGGCCGGGGTGGCGCCGGCGTACAGCGCGTCGACACCCCCGCGCAGATTCCGAGGGATATCGCGAAGGAGCGGGTATTCCTCGTCGAGGCGGCACTCGCCCAGCACGCATACGCCAGCGCTATCTACCGGCACAGCAGCAATACCATCAAGGTGCTGGCACTGAAAGACGTGGACACTGGCCGATTCTTCGTTGCAGCCGCCGCCCAGCGCATCGGCACCGACAAGACCGCGCCCCTTGACAACTTCAAGCGCGGCGGCCTGTCCGCGGCCGTTGACCTTGATACGGGCGTCCTGTCGACGGCGAAACATAACGCCCAGACGGATTGCCGAGCCGCCCTGGACCACCACCCGGACTCCGGCGCCCCGATCGCCGGGACACAGGTGCCCTACTGGAAAGAAACCTGCGACTTGATCACCACGTTCAGCGAAGCGATCCCCGGCCTGCGCATGTGTGGATGGGATGTGCTCATTACTGAACAGGGCCCCAAGATTCTGGAAGGCTGCGCAAGCATTGCGAATCCCAATCTCATGCAGGCGCATGAGCCGGCACTGCTTGACCGTCGTGTAGCGCGTTTCTTCGAGCACCACCATGTAATTTCGGACGCGAAACGGGTGCGGTCCGGACACTTCGAGAACTCCGCTCGGTCACCAAAGGTGACGGGAACTCATTAG
- a CDS encoding GNAT family N-acetyltransferase, with protein sequence MSSVYTNFTALKRELGIGNALLAAMNGALRKLHPRLGIARYYLIAQPIPQTGTVARHTGRIQVRQLLADDPALGLQDRSPEEIRTRFESAGVCLAAFRGDEAAPLGFIWLLWAPYTETTHRCRLIPPEDGRSVLDVDIYIQPRERGGMTFMRLWQAANDYLRHRGITHTYSRISAYNGRSLRAHQRMGATILGSQVFVELGSLEILLSNRRPYLSTIRARGDAPDVPLPGA encoded by the coding sequence TTGAGTAGCGTATACACCAATTTCACGGCTTTGAAGCGCGAGCTGGGCATTGGCAATGCCCTTCTTGCGGCCATGAACGGCGCACTGCGGAAACTCCATCCGCGCCTGGGTATCGCCCGTTACTACCTGATCGCGCAGCCCATTCCTCAGACCGGCACCGTGGCACGGCACACCGGCCGCATCCAGGTCCGCCAGCTGCTGGCCGACGACCCCGCGCTCGGCCTGCAGGACCGCTCCCCGGAGGAGATCCGCACCCGGTTCGAGAGCGCCGGTGTCTGCCTGGCCGCGTTCCGCGGCGACGAGGCGGCCCCGCTCGGCTTCATCTGGCTGCTGTGGGCCCCGTACACGGAAACCACCCACCGCTGCCGCCTGATCCCGCCCGAGGATGGTCGCAGCGTGCTGGACGTGGATATCTACATCCAGCCACGGGAGCGCGGCGGCATGACGTTCATGCGGCTGTGGCAGGCCGCCAACGACTACCTGCGCCACCGCGGCATCACCCACACCTACAGCCGGATCTCTGCCTATAACGGACGTTCATTGCGGGCGCACCAGCGCATGGGCGCGACGATCCTCGGCAGCCAGGTGTTCGTGGAACTGGGCTCCCTGGAGATCCTCCTCTCCAACCGTCGCCCCTACCTCAGCACGATCCGCGCTCGCGGCGACGCACCGGACGTGCCACTGCCCGGCGCCTGA
- a CDS encoding putative O-glycosylation ligase, exosortase A system-associated — protein sequence MRDIFFFIIIFGSIPLILYRPWFGIIMWYWVGLMNPHRLAWNFLQTMPVAMGVGIATLAALVITRDRRAPPLTRETVVLALFTLHFTITTYFAWLPSDAFSLWEQRIKIVLMTFVTMMLIWGKQRTMAMMAIITLSIAYYGMKGGIHSLSNGFGGMVIGPQGTFIGGNTDIGLAMVMTLPLVLVLARQVHRGEFELPFKLALYDKWHHVIGLGLYGVFWLQIASIIGTHSRGAWVGLAIIFPLLFLGMKRKLTMVTIAFLMIGVVGVAAPDRMINQYESLVNYDEDASAQGRFEAWEVSWNIAVENPLMGTGFGTQRLDPQLWQSYSNEPDPQGSSRAAHSIYFQVLGELGFVGLFLWLSFILFSIFTMLRLRRQGRLRPETYWISEWATALLLGLIGYLISGAFLSLGYFDLFFAMGAAAVIMRRELDDIQAARAKAAVPQQVTVPHRRRPTDTAPSGTA from the coding sequence ATGCGTGACATCTTCTTTTTCATCATCATTTTCGGTTCGATCCCGCTGATCCTCTATCGGCCCTGGTTCGGCATTATCATGTGGTACTGGGTCGGCCTGATGAACCCGCACCGGCTGGCCTGGAACTTCCTCCAGACCATGCCCGTGGCGATGGGGGTCGGTATCGCGACGCTGGCGGCCCTGGTCATTACCAGGGATCGCCGCGCGCCCCCCCTCACCCGGGAGACCGTGGTCCTCGCACTGTTCACCCTGCATTTTACGATTACCACCTACTTCGCATGGCTGCCCAGTGATGCATTCAGCCTCTGGGAACAGCGGATCAAGATCGTGCTCATGACCTTCGTCACCATGATGCTGATCTGGGGCAAACAGCGGACCATGGCGATGATGGCAATCATCACGCTCTCCATCGCCTATTACGGCATGAAAGGTGGCATTCACTCCCTGTCGAACGGCTTTGGCGGGATGGTGATCGGCCCCCAGGGGACGTTCATCGGCGGTAACACCGACATCGGGCTGGCCATGGTAATGACGTTGCCGCTGGTGCTCGTGCTGGCGAGGCAAGTGCACCGCGGCGAGTTCGAACTCCCCTTCAAGCTCGCGCTCTACGACAAGTGGCACCACGTCATCGGCCTGGGCCTGTACGGCGTATTCTGGCTGCAGATCGCCTCCATCATCGGCACGCACTCCCGCGGCGCGTGGGTCGGGCTCGCGATCATATTCCCCCTGCTGTTCCTGGGCATGAAGCGCAAGCTCACCATGGTCACCATCGCGTTCCTCATGATCGGCGTCGTCGGCGTCGCGGCCCCGGATCGCATGATCAATCAGTACGAAAGCCTGGTGAACTACGACGAGGACGCCTCCGCCCAGGGTCGGTTCGAAGCATGGGAAGTGTCATGGAACATCGCCGTCGAGAACCCGCTGATGGGCACGGGGTTCGGAACCCAGCGCCTGGACCCGCAGCTCTGGCAGAGCTATAGCAATGAACCTGACCCGCAGGGCAGCTCGCGCGCGGCTCACAGCATCTATTTCCAGGTGCTCGGCGAACTGGGCTTTGTCGGGCTGTTCCTGTGGCTGAGTTTCATTCTCTTCTCCATTTTCACAATGCTGCGACTACGCCGCCAGGGACGACTGCGACCGGAAACCTACTGGATCAGCGAATGGGCCACTGCGCTGTTACTGGGATTGATCGGTTACCTGATCTCCGGCGCATTCCTGAGCCTCGGCTATTTCGACCTGTTCTTCGCCATGGGCGCCGCCGCGGTCATCATGCGGCGGGAACTGGATGACATTCAGGCTGCGAGAGCCAAAGCCGCCGTCCCGCAGCAGGTAACCGTGCCACACCGGAGACGACCAACGGATACGGCACCCAGCGGTACAGCCTGA
- a CDS encoding GNAT family N-acetyltransferase, producing the protein MEVYAETLEDARERWFALEHRIGPPPFLGLAWQEAVRQVTPADAAPVVLSVCDRGRDLAMASVGRGVTRRARVIRSRVLWLNETGDPELDRMLVEHNGLLGDAALEGGALQAMLAHCITRAGRWDEFSLGWIDAHHWSALAPAIESLPLRPVVRQRVPYYYVDLDGLDGLDDYLARLSSNTRQQVRRALRAYGGAEALRYTVADGVDQTMAWFDELVARHQAEWQRRGRPGAFASRRVRAFHHAFLPAAAATGQAEIARIEADGELVGFLYNLSDGQTVFNYQSGLVYDADSKRKPGIVAHALAVADAIRRGRGRYDLLMGASQYKRSLSTDGGEMVWVMLQRPRLRFLLERVLRRLRDGR; encoded by the coding sequence TTGGAGGTCTACGCCGAGACACTTGAGGATGCGCGTGAGCGCTGGTTTGCGCTGGAGCACCGGATCGGGCCGCCACCGTTTCTGGGGCTGGCCTGGCAGGAGGCCGTCCGTCAAGTCACGCCTGCCGACGCGGCGCCGGTGGTGCTGTCGGTCTGTGATCGCGGACGGGATCTTGCCATGGCATCCGTCGGGCGCGGGGTAACGCGGCGCGCCAGGGTGATCCGGTCGCGTGTTCTCTGGCTGAACGAGACGGGAGACCCGGAGCTGGACCGGATGCTTGTGGAGCACAACGGCCTTCTCGGCGATGCCGCCCTGGAGGGAGGGGCGCTCCAGGCCATGCTCGCCCACTGTATTACCCGTGCCGGGCGCTGGGACGAGTTCTCCCTCGGGTGGATCGACGCTCACCACTGGAGCGCCCTGGCGCCTGCCATCGAGAGCCTGCCCCTCCGCCCGGTGGTCCGGCAGCGTGTTCCCTACTACTACGTTGATCTGGACGGGCTTGATGGGCTGGATGATTACCTGGCGCGCCTGAGCAGCAATACACGTCAACAGGTCCGCCGTGCCCTGCGTGCATACGGTGGTGCGGAGGCCTTGCGCTACACCGTGGCCGACGGTGTCGATCAGACCATGGCCTGGTTTGACGAGCTGGTCGCCCGACATCAGGCCGAATGGCAGCGTCGCGGGCGTCCCGGCGCCTTTGCGAGTCGCCGGGTGCGGGCATTCCACCACGCATTTCTACCGGCCGCGGCGGCTACGGGGCAGGCGGAGATCGCGCGTATCGAGGCGGATGGCGAGCTGGTCGGATTTCTTTACAACCTCTCCGACGGCCAGACCGTGTTCAACTACCAGAGCGGCCTGGTCTACGACGCTGACAGCAAGCGCAAGCCAGGGATCGTGGCCCACGCACTGGCAGTGGCGGATGCCATCCGGCGCGGACGAGGCCGATACGATCTGCTCATGGGGGCAAGCCAGTACAAGCGCAGCCTGTCCACCGACGGGGGGGAGATGGTCTGGGTCATGCTGCAGCGCCCGCGGCTTCGGTTCCTGCTGGAGCGGGTGTTGCGCAGGCTGCGGGATGGTCGGTAA
- a CDS encoding GNAT family N-acetyltransferase produces MDVRIFDHLDALPQSHRTLFENAGRDDFFSSLTWYQTFIDHATAPDQALRIYVAETDGQPTVALPLRTPDEQRPLRELDSCSNAFTTRFAPVADAGATDIAAGLTAIGHAIAAERPRWDYLRIGALPADEAVYDDLLQAFRSAGLWTQPFRHFGNWYEDVRGLSFETYVRDVSKSLRQIWNRACRDDAPTFHLITEPAGVEWGISAYETVYASSWKEPERFPQFMPELMRNAAAAGALRLGVLTYRDQPVAAQLWLVGGARCTIFKVAHDEAHKRLSPGTALTFHMLRHVLDNDGVAEIDFGCGDDPYKRRWLPQRRLRMGVAAFNPRSIRGATMGAAHVWGSPLKQWLRQLNRANPEQKNSIL; encoded by the coding sequence ATGGACGTGAGGATCTTCGATCATCTGGATGCGCTTCCGCAGAGCCATCGCACCCTGTTCGAGAACGCAGGCCGGGACGACTTCTTCAGCAGCCTCACCTGGTACCAGACCTTCATCGATCACGCCACGGCCCCCGATCAGGCACTGCGCATCTACGTCGCGGAAACCGACGGACAGCCCACGGTTGCCCTGCCACTACGCACGCCCGACGAGCAACGTCCGCTGCGCGAGCTGGATAGCTGCAGCAACGCCTTTACCACGCGCTTTGCGCCGGTGGCAGACGCCGGGGCGACCGACATTGCCGCGGGCCTGACCGCAATCGGTCATGCTATCGCCGCAGAGCGTCCGCGCTGGGATTACCTCCGCATTGGCGCCCTTCCCGCCGACGAAGCCGTTTACGACGACCTGCTGCAAGCCTTTCGCAGCGCCGGCCTGTGGACCCAGCCCTTCCGGCATTTCGGCAACTGGTACGAGGACGTGCGCGGTCTCTCGTTCGAGACCTACGTGCGCGATGTCTCGAAGAGTCTGCGGCAGATCTGGAACAGAGCGTGCCGCGACGACGCCCCCACGTTTCACCTGATTACCGAACCGGCCGGCGTGGAATGGGGCATCAGCGCCTACGAGACCGTTTATGCATCGAGCTGGAAAGAGCCGGAGCGGTTCCCGCAGTTCATGCCCGAGCTCATGCGGAATGCTGCGGCAGCGGGGGCGTTGCGGCTTGGCGTGCTGACTTATCGCGATCAGCCCGTCGCGGCCCAGCTCTGGCTGGTGGGCGGTGCCCGTTGCACGATTTTCAAGGTCGCACACGACGAGGCGCACAAGCGCCTGTCTCCCGGCACGGCGCTGACCTTCCACATGCTGAGGCACGTGCTGGACAACGACGGCGTCGCCGAGATCGATTTCGGCTGCGGCGACGACCCGTACAAGCGGCGCTGGCTGCCGCAGCGGCGTCTGCGCATGGGCGTCGCCGCATTCAACCCCCGGAGCATCCGGGGGGCAACAATGGGCGCCGCCCACGTCTGGGGGAGCCCGCTGAAGCAGTGGCTCCGCCAACTGAACAGGGCGAACCCGGAGCAGAAAAACAGCATTTTGTGA
- a CDS encoding YdcF family protein, whose translation MWWSFLERLIFPPTGPILLGLFGLLLWHRRRGRVLVALALVVLYALSTPLGSSLLVAPLERAEPLDLDGADAPRSGVIVVLAGGQIPRAPEYQGDTINLWSLERARYAARVHRALGLPLLVTGGPGEAEALAGVLQDEFGVPVEWVDNTSRNTQENAFRTVELLADELPTEIVLVTKALHLPRATAAFQRAGVEGVTRAPTGYFHRPDPGRRFDGWDLVPDIHGMTRSYMALHEYVGRVWYWIRY comes from the coding sequence ATGTGGTGGAGTTTCCTTGAGCGCCTGATATTCCCGCCCACCGGGCCGATTCTGCTGGGGCTGTTCGGTCTCTTGCTGTGGCACCGCCGCCGGGGCCGGGTTCTGGTGGCATTGGCCCTGGTGGTGCTGTACGCCCTCAGCACGCCCCTCGGCAGCTCGCTCCTTGTCGCGCCGCTCGAACGGGCGGAGCCGCTGGACCTTGACGGGGCCGACGCGCCGCGGTCCGGGGTGATCGTCGTGCTTGCCGGCGGGCAGATTCCCCGAGCCCCGGAGTACCAGGGCGATACCATCAACCTCTGGAGCCTCGAGCGTGCACGTTATGCTGCGCGGGTGCATCGCGCACTGGGCCTGCCACTCCTCGTGACCGGCGGCCCGGGCGAGGCGGAGGCGCTGGCGGGCGTGCTGCAAGACGAATTCGGCGTGCCCGTGGAGTGGGTGGACAACACCAGCCGTAACACTCAGGAGAACGCGTTCCGCACCGTGGAGCTGCTGGCGGATGAGCTGCCGACGGAGATCGTGCTGGTGACCAAGGCCCTGCACCTGCCGCGCGCCACGGCGGCATTCCAGCGCGCGGGGGTGGAGGGTGTTACCCGTGCCCCGACGGGCTATTTCCACAGGCCCGATCCGGGAAGGCGCTTTGACGGTTGGGACTTGGTGCCCGATATCCATGGCATGACGCGCAGCTACATGGCCCTGCACGAGTACGTGGGCCGTGTCTGGTACTGGATCCGGTACTGA
- a CDS encoding PEP-CTERM sorting domain-containing protein, which produces MQKFKQLGIGVLLSAALVLAPLTASGNFMSMSDEDMERYQNMFRTNAVDNGGDNTPIDDDLDNGGGSGGDDGNVSNPGGDNPNQVPEPGMLALFGIGALGLALMVRRRTQQ; this is translated from the coding sequence ATGCAGAAGTTCAAACAGTTGGGAATCGGTGTACTGCTTTCGGCTGCGCTCGTGCTGGCGCCGCTCACGGCATCCGGGAACTTCATGTCCATGAGCGATGAAGACATGGAGCGTTATCAGAACATGTTCCGCACGAACGCCGTCGATAACGGTGGCGACAATACGCCGATCGACGATGATCTCGACAATGGCGGCGGGTCGGGGGGCGACGACGGTAACGTCAGCAACCCTGGTGGCGACAACCCCAATCAGGTTCCCGAGCCCGGGATGCTTGCCCTGTTCGGCATCGGCGCGCTCGGGCTTGCGCTGATGGTGCGCCGGCGCACGCAGCAGTAA
- a CDS encoding class I SAM-dependent methyltransferase, with the protein MSRSEFEQRWRRRFTERGATLDDDAGIAGWTPTGLETRVRQFRTLWDAERRPAGVWLDIGCGAGTYTRLLHEQGHRVVGMDYAVTSLHKAKARSDGDPGGLDWVSADILQLPVADGQADGVLCFGVMQALSAPDQALAELSRVLKPGGELWVDGLNAHCAPTLVSEWRRRRHRRPAHLRYDAPAAFRSAAERAGLGTIRMHWLPIAPGRLRRLQGVLESPAVRATLQGVGPLGALMSHSFILRARR; encoded by the coding sequence TTGAGTCGATCGGAGTTCGAACAGCGCTGGCGCCGGCGGTTCACGGAGCGGGGGGCGACCCTGGATGACGACGCCGGTATCGCTGGCTGGACGCCGACAGGTCTCGAAACCCGGGTGCGGCAGTTCCGCACGCTGTGGGACGCGGAGCGCCGGCCTGCCGGTGTCTGGCTGGATATCGGCTGCGGTGCAGGCACGTATACCCGGCTGCTGCATGAGCAGGGGCACCGCGTGGTCGGCATGGATTACGCCGTGACCTCGCTGCACAAGGCGAAGGCGCGCAGTGACGGTGACCCGGGCGGGCTCGACTGGGTCTCTGCGGACATCCTGCAGCTGCCCGTTGCTGACGGGCAGGCGGATGGTGTGCTCTGTTTCGGTGTGATGCAGGCGCTGTCTGCGCCGGATCAGGCCCTGGCGGAGCTGTCGCGGGTGCTGAAGCCGGGCGGAGAGCTGTGGGTCGACGGCCTCAACGCGCACTGCGCGCCGACGCTGGTCTCCGAGTGGCGCCGACGCCGGCATCGCCGCCCGGCCCACCTGCGCTACGATGCGCCCGCTGCGTTTCGCAGCGCTGCAGAGCGGGCCGGGCTGGGCACCATCCGCATGCACTGGCTGCCCATCGCGCCGGGGCGCCTGCGGCGGCTGCAGGGCGTGCTGGAGAGTCCGGCCGTGCGTGCCACGCTGCAGGGGGTCGGTCCGCTGGGTGCGCTCATGAGCCATTCCTTCATCCTGCGTGCCCGTCGATGA
- a CDS encoding outer membrane protein: MLRTLLLAPLLVILPLGQAAALTTDDVRPYFVADAGMGYVDLGDAERDLDRIADDDDISGSTSTKNTSFAYILGIGWHIGPYVAIELNYFDLGEYDATFSADNNDALESVIDFSGFGARGIARWPLTESWSVDVGLGAAQMDTRLRREFKPGSSSSNGGAVERYSSTDVVMNASLGTQYRLSREWSLRAQYLYFNDVGDSSTGRDDIQVLTVGAQFFF, translated from the coding sequence ATGCTGCGCACACTGCTTCTCGCCCCCCTACTGGTCATTTTGCCACTCGGTCAGGCGGCGGCGCTTACAACGGATGACGTTCGACCCTACTTCGTTGCCGATGCGGGGATGGGCTATGTGGACCTGGGTGATGCGGAACGCGACCTTGACCGGATCGCGGACGATGACGATATCTCAGGCTCCACCAGTACCAAGAACACAAGCTTCGCGTACATCCTCGGGATCGGCTGGCATATCGGGCCTTACGTTGCCATCGAACTGAACTACTTCGATCTCGGGGAGTACGACGCCACGTTCTCGGCAGACAACAACGACGCCCTTGAGAGCGTGATCGACTTCTCCGGTTTCGGCGCCAGGGGGATCGCAAGATGGCCCCTCACCGAGAGCTGGTCAGTCGACGTGGGCCTCGGCGCCGCGCAGATGGACACACGGCTTCGACGGGAGTTCAAACCCGGCAGCAGTAGCAGCAACGGGGGGGCAGTTGAGCGTTACAGCTCCACCGATGTGGTCATGAACGCCAGCCTCGGCACCCAGTACCGGCTGTCCCGGGAGTGGTCCTTACGGGCCCAGTACCTTTACTTCAACGATGTAGGGGACAGCTCCACCGGCCGTGACGATATCCAGGTGCTGACAGTGGGGGCGCAGTTCTTCTTCTGA
- a CDS encoding ATP-grasp domain-containing protein, which yields MPILHAIEHGLRLPVFPSWNTRWHFEDKIAQTEMFRALDIPHPETWVFYDEASALAFARSTDYPKVLKLTSGVQSRNVMLLRDQQHAESVLKAVFRRGLHRLPRQTDKPHHEALRRLRRSLSALKGINPDLPDRRDYFHYGYALIQEFIPENTHDTRVAVIRDRAFAFRRRVRENDFRASGSGLIDWASDSIDPRMLSIAFELSEALDSQTIALDFVVDTDHTPLVIELTVTYASWALNEAPAYWKKDVNAPGDQHLKRIDQSPVSVETMLVDDYIDGIETAPL from the coding sequence ATGCCGATCCTCCACGCGATTGAACACGGGCTACGCCTCCCTGTCTTTCCGTCCTGGAACACCCGTTGGCATTTCGAAGACAAGATCGCTCAGACGGAGATGTTCCGGGCGCTCGACATCCCTCACCCCGAAACGTGGGTCTTTTACGACGAAGCATCCGCTCTTGCCTTCGCCCGCTCCACCGATTACCCCAAGGTGCTCAAGCTGACGTCAGGGGTGCAAAGCCGTAACGTCATGCTGCTCCGGGACCAGCAGCATGCCGAGTCGGTACTCAAGGCCGTGTTCCGAAGAGGTCTTCACCGTCTCCCAAGGCAGACGGACAAACCGCACCACGAAGCGCTTCGCCGATTGCGACGTTCCCTCTCTGCATTGAAAGGCATCAATCCGGATCTGCCCGATCGCCGTGACTACTTCCATTACGGTTACGCCCTCATTCAGGAATTCATCCCGGAGAATACGCACGACACCCGTGTTGCCGTGATAAGAGACCGCGCCTTCGCATTCCGCAGGCGCGTGCGTGAGAATGATTTCCGCGCCAGCGGGAGCGGCCTGATCGACTGGGCGTCGGATTCGATCGACCCACGAATGCTGTCCATCGCGTTCGAACTGAGCGAAGCCCTCGACTCACAGACCATCGCCCTCGATTTCGTCGTTGACACGGACCACACCCCTCTGGTCATCGAGCTGACAGTGACCTACGCGAGCTGGGCTCTCAACGAGGCTCCGGCATACTGGAAAAAAGACGTAAACGCGCCGGGCGATCAACACCTCAAGAGAATCGACCAGTCACCTGTATCAGTCGAGACGATGCTCGTAGACGACTATATCGACGGCATCGAGACCGCTCCACTCTGA